In Anaerolineae bacterium, the following are encoded in one genomic region:
- a CDS encoding metallophosphoesterase family protein, with the protein MRVLVISDIHANLTAFQAVLEDARGQWDFVWCLGDIVGYGPDPNECIDLLRTLPHLCLAGNHDWAALGRLDVRTFNTDARKAVVWTAETLRPDNREYLAALPTTFVIGPYTLVHGSPREPIWEYILDPLIATLNFTHFETPYCLVGHTHTPVVFEMITERGDTEAQLPVYDRPRSLNGRRQIINPGSVGQPRDSNPHAAYAFLDVARALFEHRRVPYDVASVQRRMAAIDMPERLVVRLEHGW; encoded by the coding sequence ATGCGCGTACTGGTGATCTCGGATATTCATGCCAATCTGACGGCGTTTCAGGCTGTCCTGGAAGATGCCAGGGGGCAATGGGATTTTGTCTGGTGCCTGGGGGACATCGTCGGATATGGCCCGGACCCCAATGAATGCATCGATCTGCTGCGAACGTTGCCGCATCTGTGTCTGGCCGGGAATCATGACTGGGCAGCACTGGGTCGGCTGGATGTGCGGACCTTCAATACTGATGCACGCAAGGCTGTGGTCTGGACGGCAGAAACTCTCCGTCCCGACAACCGGGAATACCTAGCTGCTCTGCCAACGACGTTTGTCATTGGCCCTTATACGCTGGTTCACGGCAGTCCGCGGGAGCCAATCTGGGAATATATTCTGGATCCGCTGATTGCCACATTGAACTTCACCCACTTTGAAACGCCTTATTGCCTTGTTGGCCACACACACACGCCGGTTGTTTTTGAGATGATCACTGAGCGTGGTGATACCGAGGCCCAGTTGCCGGTATATGACAGGCCTCGGTCGTTGAATGGGCGGCGGCAGATCATCAATCCAGGGTCAGTCGGGCAACCCCGCGATTCAAATCCCCACGCAGCTTACGCCTTCCTCGATGTGGCGCGCGCACTTTTTGAGCATCGGCGTGTTCCCTACGATGTGGCCTCAGTGCAGCGTCGCATGGCAGCCATTGACATGCCTGAACGGCTGGTTGTCCGGCTGGAGCATGGCTGGTAG